In Elephas maximus indicus isolate mEleMax1 chromosome 4, mEleMax1 primary haplotype, whole genome shotgun sequence, a genomic segment contains:
- the NR4A1 gene encoding nuclear receptor subfamily 4 group A member 1 has translation MPCIQAQYGTTAPSAGAHDHLASDPLTPELSKSTMDLASPEAAPAAPTALPSFSTFMDGYTGEFDTFLYQLPGTVQPCSSASSSASSTSSSSATSPASTAFKFEDFQVYGCYPGTLSGPLDETLSSSGSDYYGSPCSVPSPSTPSFQPPQLSPWDGSFGHFSPSQTYEGLRAWTEQLPKASGPPQPPAFFSFSTHTGPSPSLAQSPLKLFPSQATHQLREGESYSMPAAFPGLAPTSPHLDGSGILDVPVTSAKARSGAPSGSEGRCAVCGDNASCQHYGVRTCEGCKGFFKRTVQKNAKYICLANKDCPVDKRRRNRCQFCRFQKCLAVGMVKEVVRTDSLKGRRGRLPSKPKQPPDASPANLLTSLVRAHLDSGPSTTKLDYSKFQELMLPRFGKEDAGDVQQFYDLLSGSLEVIRKWAEKIPGFTELSPGDQDLLLESAFLELFILRLAYRSKPAEGKLIFCSGLVLHRLQCARGFGDWIDSILAFSRSLHSLVVDVPAFACLSALVLITDRHGLQEPRRVEELQNRIASCLKEHVSAVAGEPQPASCLSRLLGKLPELRTLCTQGLQRIFYLKLEDLVPPPPIVDKIFMDTLPF, from the exons ATGCCCTGTATCCAAGCCCAGTATGGGACAACAGCACCGAGCGCAGGAGCCCATGACCACCTGGCAAGCGACCCCCTGACCCCTGAGCTCAGCAAGTCCACCATGGACCTGGCCAGCCCTGAGGCGGCCCCCGCTGCCCCCACTGCCCTGCCCAGCTTCAGCACCTTCATGGACGGCTACACAGGAGAGTTCGACACCTTCCTCTACCAGCTGCCAGGAACAGTGCAGCCGTGCTCCTCCGCCTCCTCCTCAGCCTCCTCCACGTCCTCTTCCTCAGCCACTTCCCCCGCCTCTACTGCCTTCAAGTTTGAGGACTTCCAGGTGTATGGCTGCTACCCAGGCACCCTGAGCGGCCCACTAGATGAGACCCTGTCCTCCAGCGGCTCTGACTATTACGGCAGCCCCTGCTCAGTCCCATCACCATCCACGCCCAGCTTCCAGCCACCCCAGCTCTCTCCTTGGGATGGCTCATTTGGTCACTTCTCACCCAGCCAGACTTACGAAGGCCTGCGGGCATGGACAGAGCAGCTGCCCAAGGCCTCTGGGCcccctcagcccccagccttCTTCTCCTTCAGCACCCACactggccccagccccagccttgcCCAAAGCCCCCTGAAGCTCTTCCCCTCACAGGCCACCCACCAGCTGAGGGAGGGTGAGAGCTATTCCATGCCAGCAGCTTTCCCAGGCTTGGCACCCACCTCCCCACACCTTGATGGCTCGGGAATACTGGATGTGCCTGTAACTTCGGCCAAGGCCCGGAGTGGGGCTCCCAGTGGAAGCGAGGGCCGCTGTGCCGTGTGTGGGGACAACGCTTCATGTCAGCATTACGGCGTCCGCACCTGTGAGGGCTGCAAGGGCTTCTTCAAG cgcACAGTACAGAAAAACGCCAAGTACATCTGCCTGGCCAACAAGGACTGCCCTGTGGACAAGAGGCGGCGAAACCGCTGCCAGTTCTGCCGCTTCCAGAAGTGCCTGGCTGTGGGCATGGTGAAGGAAG TTGTCCGGACAGACAGTCTGAAGGGACGGCGGGGCCGGCTCCCCTCAAAACCCAAGCAGCCCCCAGATGCCTCCCCTGCCAACCTCCTCACTTCCCTGGTCCGGGCACACCTGGACTCGGGGCCCAGCACTACCAAACTAGACTACTCCAAG TTCCAGGAGCTGATGCTGCCCCGCTTTGGGAAGGAAGATGCCGGGGATGTGCAGCAGTTCTACGACCTGCTCTCGGGTTCCCTGGAGGTTATCCGCAAGTGGGCTGAGAAGATCCCCGGCTTTACTGAGCTGTCACCAGGCGACCAGGACCTGCTGCTGGAGTCGGCCTTTCTGGAGCTCTTCATCCTCCGCCTGGCCTACCG GTCCAAGCCTGCCGAGGGGAAGCTCATCTTCTGCTCAGGCCTGGTGCTGCATCGGCTGCAGTGTGCCCGCGGTTTCGGCGACTGGATTGACAGCATCCTGGCCTTCTCACGGTCCCTGCACAGCTTGGTTGTCGACGTCCCTGCCTTTGCCTGCCTGTCTGCTCTTGTCCTTATCACCG ACCGGCACGGGCTGCAGGAGCCGCGGCGGGTGGAGGAACTGCAGAACCGCATCGCCAGCTGCCTGAAGGAACATGTCTCAGCTGTGGCGGGTGAGCCCCAGCCGGCCAGCTGCCTGTCCCGCCTGCTGGGCAAGCTACCTGAGCTGCGAACCCTGTGCACCCAGGGCCTGCAGCGCATCTTCTACCTCAAGCTGGAGGACTTGGTGCCCCCTCCGCCCATCGTTGACAAGATCTTTATGGACACGCTGCCCTTCTGA